A stretch of the Notamacropus eugenii isolate mMacEug1 chromosome 2, mMacEug1.pri_v2, whole genome shotgun sequence genome encodes the following:
- the FAAP100 gene encoding Fanconi anemia core complex-associated protein 100 isoform X3 encodes MAEDNQRVDYLAGFCCPVGGLAAGKPRVLCHESEIYLSNGSEFVYIYNQEGKLLNAVYKFPDQVWHLELLTLRRELYVLCARNGIYCLSLDPQNRLVNQTDGEDKEGDFPSSVFPVDSDSCVFPDATLCAFTVLNDIIIALAQGPSKWRMRLFEQPQGSDEDPRPGSQFSEVEFSTCILPSGSSGKPLASRFLPVLCCASPPGTSVPHTPWCSSGGFVLEETLFGLLFGADAALLESPMILCGFPDGQLCCVPLKALLSPEVALGGPETPVKILHHLEEPVVFIGALRTEPRILEDLDEKPLNEDTSCDCMVAVGHYGKMMAIKSNREEGGNLVPELREYYIRGPVLCAACGVGSRMYYSTHSDLSVVDLACNSNPSDTEKTDNAQGVLPSVLSPASLSICSVVTLSVSSRAPKGEAELLALSAKGRLMTCSLDLGPEDSQPVRTTTGKVGQKIKELLSGIGNVSERVSFLKKAVDQRNRALMCLNEAMNVSCALLSNREGPKPINCTTTTAWSRFQLRDVLTATCLLENSSDYNLDQGWTFCIQVFTSSCALEVDSVGSAITYTIPVDQLTPGSKREVTLPLGSNENGKLDLPVTISCALFYSLKEILGSALTSSDSLDAPFFDDCPPDILPDRDGIFLPLGEYTVDMLQCLRFPNLAVAEVQVPGLSSPNSDPVKTFLEASRGQVEPEHMKNIEPMGPDFLRAKYLPPSVASVKVSSELLKNALKEYCSEVPLCCATLQWLLAENSIVDVVKTQVLTEVQGVAPDGNDIHLLVREVAVTELCPAGPIQAVEIQMESPSLANMCRVHHAVIRRIQVMIMDQAAQGSNPPDLRVQYLRQIHANHEMRKLEPENFK; translated from the exons ATGGCAGAGGACAATCAAAGGGTGGATTATCTGGCAGGGTTTTGCTGCCCAGTTGGGGGTCTGGCTGCAGGCAAACCCCGGGTGCTATGCCATGAGTCAGAAATCTACCTCTCCAATGGGAGTGAATTCGTTTATATCTACAACCAGGAAGGAAAGCTGCTAAAT GCTGTATATAAGTTTCCTGATCAAGTCTGGCATCTGGAGCTCCTCACCTTACGTAGGGAGCTCTATGTCCTGTGTGCTCGAAATGGCATTTACTGTTTGTCACTGGACCCTCAAAACAG GTTGGTGAACCAGACTGATGGAGAGGACAAAGAAGGTGATTTCCCTTCAAGTGTGTTTCCTGTGGACTCAGACTCCTGTGTCTTCCCTGATGCTACTCTGTGTGCTTTCACGGTGCTGAATGACATCATCATCGCCCTGGCTCAGGGCCCATCCAAATGGAGGATGAGACTGTTTGAGCAGCCCCAAGGTTCAGATGAGGACCCCCGGCCAGGGAGCCAGTTCAGTGAGGTGGAGTTCTCTACCTGCATTTTGCCATCGGGAAGCAGTGGGAAACCCCTGGCCTCTCgcttcctcccagtgctgtgctGTGCATCCCCTCCAGGCACCAGTGTTCCTCACACACCTTGGTGTAGTTCTGGAGGTTTTGTGCTGGAGGAAACCCTCTTTGGTTTGCTGTTTGGAGCAGATGCTGCCCTTCTGGAGTCTCCCATGATCCTTTGTGGTTTTCCAGATGGTCAGCTGTGCTGTGTGCCTTTGAAGGCCCTTTTATCTCCTGAGGTGGCTCTTGGTGGCCCAGAAACCCCTGTCAAGATACTTCACCACTTAGAAGAGCCTGTGGTCTTCATTGGAGCTCTAAGAACAGAACCAAGGATCCTAGAAGACTTGGATGAGAAACCACTAAATGAAGATACGAGCTGTGACTGTATGGTAGCTGTTGGTCACTATGGCAAAATGATGGCCATTAAGTCCAATCGGGAAGAAGGGGGAAACTTGGTGCCAGAACTCAGAGAATATTATATTAGGGGACCTGTTCTCTGTGCTGCCTGTGGTGTGGGAAGCCGCATGTATTACAGCACTCATTCTGATCTTTCTGTGGTTGACTTGGCTTGTAACAGCAACCCCTCAGACACTGAGAAGACAGATAATGCCCAGGGGGTCCTACCTTCAGTTCTGTCTCCAGCCAGTTTAAGTATCTGTAGCGTTGTGACCCTTTCTGTGTCTTCTAGGGCACCTAAAG GTGAAGCAGAGCTGTTGGCCCTGTCTGCCAAGGGCCGACTAATGACCTGCAGTCTGGATCTGGGTCCTGAAGATTCTCAGCCAGTAAGGACGACTACAGGAAAAGTGGGTCAAAAAATTAAGGAATTACTCTCTGGAATTGGCAATGTCTCTGAGAG AGTGTCTTTCCTGAAGAAGGCAGTTGATCAGCGGAACCGTGCCCTGATGTGCCTCAATGAAGCCATGAATGTGAGCTGTGCCCTTCTGTCTAATCGGGAAGGACCAAAACCCATTAATTGTACCACCACCACTGCCTGGAGCCGATTTCAACTCCGGGATGTGCTTACAGCCACTTGTTTGCTTGAGAATAGTAGTGATTAcaatctagaccaggggtggacCTTTTGCATTCAGGTGTTTACTAGTTCCTGTGCCTTAGAAGTGGACTCTGTTGGCTCTGCCATCACTTACACCATTCCAGTTGATCAGCTCACTCCTGGCAGTAAAAGAGAAGTGACATTACCGCTTGGCTCCaatgaaaatggcaaactagACCTGCCTGTGACCATATCCTGTGCACTATTTTACAGCCTCAAAGAGATTCTGGGCAGTGCTTTAACCTCTTCAGATTCCTTGGATGCCCCTTTTTTTGATGACTGCCCCCCTGACATCCTACCTGATCGTGATGGTATCTTCTTGCCCCTGGGTGAATACACTGTGGACATGCTGCAGTGCCTTCGTTTCCCTAATCTTGCAGTGGCTGAAGTACAAGTTCCAGGCCTTTCCAGCCCTAACAGTGACCCTGTGAAAACCTTTTTAGAAGCTTCCAGGGGACAAGTAGAGCCTGAACATATGAAAAACATTGAACCAATGGGACCAGACTTCCTTAGAGCCAAGTACCTTCCACCATCAGTGGCCTCAGTCAAGGTGTCATCTGAGTTGCTCAAAAATGCCCTAAAAGAATATTGCTCAG AAGTGCCCCTGTGTTGTGCTACTCTCCAGTGGCTATTGGCTGAGAATTCCATAGTGGACGTAGTGAAGACACAGGTGCTGACGGAAGTCCAAGGAGTGGCCCCAGATGGAAACGACATCCACCTCCTCGTCCGAGAG GTGGCTGTGACTGAGTTGTGCCCTGCGGGACCCATCCAGGCTGTGGAAATCCAGATGGAGAGCCCCTCTCTGGCTAACATGTGCAGGGTGCATCATGCAGTGATCAGACGCATCCAG
- the FAAP100 gene encoding Fanconi anemia core complex-associated protein 100 isoform X1, producing MAEDNQRVDYLAGFCCPVGGLAAGKPRVLCHESEIYLSNGSEFVYIYNQEGKLLNAVYKFPDQVWHLELLTLRRELYVLCARNGIYCLSLDPQNRLVNQTDGEDKEGDFPSSVFPVDSDSCVFPDATLCAFTVLNDIIIALAQGPSKWRMRLFEQPQGSDEDPRPGSQFSEVEFSTCILPSGSSGKPLASRFLPVLCCASPPGTSVPHTPWCSSGGFVLEETLFGLLFGADAALLESPMILCGFPDGQLCCVPLKALLSPEVALGGPETPVKILHHLEEPVVFIGALRTEPRILEDLDEKPLNEDTSCDCMVAVGHYGKMMAIKSNREEGGNLVPELREYYIRGPVLCAACGVGSRMYYSTHSDLSVVDLACNSNPSDTEKTDNAQGVLPSVLSPASLSICSVVTLSVSSRAPKGEAELLALSAKGRLMTCSLDLGPEDSQPVRTTTGKVGQKIKELLSGIGNVSERVSFLKKAVDQRNRALMCLNEAMNVSCALLSNREGPKPINCTTTTAWSRFQLRDVLTATCLLENSSDYNLDQGWTFCIQVFTSSCALEVDSVGSAITYTIPVDQLTPGSKREVTLPLGSNENGKLDLPVTISCALFYSLKEILGSALTSSDSLDAPFFDDCPPDILPDRDGIFLPLGEYTVDMLQCLRFPNLAVAEVQVPGLSSPNSDPVKTFLEASRGQVEPEHMKNIEPMGPDFLRAKYLPPSVASVKVSSELLKNALKEYCSEVPLCCATLQWLLAENSIVDVVKTQVLTEVQGVAPDGNDIHLLVREVAVTELCPAGPIQAVEIQMESPSLANMCRVHHAVIRRIQVMIMDQAAQGSNPPDLRVQYLRQIHANHEILLKEVQSLRDRLCVEDDASASAAAEKLLQVYKQLRNPSLILL from the exons ATGGCAGAGGACAATCAAAGGGTGGATTATCTGGCAGGGTTTTGCTGCCCAGTTGGGGGTCTGGCTGCAGGCAAACCCCGGGTGCTATGCCATGAGTCAGAAATCTACCTCTCCAATGGGAGTGAATTCGTTTATATCTACAACCAGGAAGGAAAGCTGCTAAAT GCTGTATATAAGTTTCCTGATCAAGTCTGGCATCTGGAGCTCCTCACCTTACGTAGGGAGCTCTATGTCCTGTGTGCTCGAAATGGCATTTACTGTTTGTCACTGGACCCTCAAAACAG GTTGGTGAACCAGACTGATGGAGAGGACAAAGAAGGTGATTTCCCTTCAAGTGTGTTTCCTGTGGACTCAGACTCCTGTGTCTTCCCTGATGCTACTCTGTGTGCTTTCACGGTGCTGAATGACATCATCATCGCCCTGGCTCAGGGCCCATCCAAATGGAGGATGAGACTGTTTGAGCAGCCCCAAGGTTCAGATGAGGACCCCCGGCCAGGGAGCCAGTTCAGTGAGGTGGAGTTCTCTACCTGCATTTTGCCATCGGGAAGCAGTGGGAAACCCCTGGCCTCTCgcttcctcccagtgctgtgctGTGCATCCCCTCCAGGCACCAGTGTTCCTCACACACCTTGGTGTAGTTCTGGAGGTTTTGTGCTGGAGGAAACCCTCTTTGGTTTGCTGTTTGGAGCAGATGCTGCCCTTCTGGAGTCTCCCATGATCCTTTGTGGTTTTCCAGATGGTCAGCTGTGCTGTGTGCCTTTGAAGGCCCTTTTATCTCCTGAGGTGGCTCTTGGTGGCCCAGAAACCCCTGTCAAGATACTTCACCACTTAGAAGAGCCTGTGGTCTTCATTGGAGCTCTAAGAACAGAACCAAGGATCCTAGAAGACTTGGATGAGAAACCACTAAATGAAGATACGAGCTGTGACTGTATGGTAGCTGTTGGTCACTATGGCAAAATGATGGCCATTAAGTCCAATCGGGAAGAAGGGGGAAACTTGGTGCCAGAACTCAGAGAATATTATATTAGGGGACCTGTTCTCTGTGCTGCCTGTGGTGTGGGAAGCCGCATGTATTACAGCACTCATTCTGATCTTTCTGTGGTTGACTTGGCTTGTAACAGCAACCCCTCAGACACTGAGAAGACAGATAATGCCCAGGGGGTCCTACCTTCAGTTCTGTCTCCAGCCAGTTTAAGTATCTGTAGCGTTGTGACCCTTTCTGTGTCTTCTAGGGCACCTAAAG GTGAAGCAGAGCTGTTGGCCCTGTCTGCCAAGGGCCGACTAATGACCTGCAGTCTGGATCTGGGTCCTGAAGATTCTCAGCCAGTAAGGACGACTACAGGAAAAGTGGGTCAAAAAATTAAGGAATTACTCTCTGGAATTGGCAATGTCTCTGAGAG AGTGTCTTTCCTGAAGAAGGCAGTTGATCAGCGGAACCGTGCCCTGATGTGCCTCAATGAAGCCATGAATGTGAGCTGTGCCCTTCTGTCTAATCGGGAAGGACCAAAACCCATTAATTGTACCACCACCACTGCCTGGAGCCGATTTCAACTCCGGGATGTGCTTACAGCCACTTGTTTGCTTGAGAATAGTAGTGATTAcaatctagaccaggggtggacCTTTTGCATTCAGGTGTTTACTAGTTCCTGTGCCTTAGAAGTGGACTCTGTTGGCTCTGCCATCACTTACACCATTCCAGTTGATCAGCTCACTCCTGGCAGTAAAAGAGAAGTGACATTACCGCTTGGCTCCaatgaaaatggcaaactagACCTGCCTGTGACCATATCCTGTGCACTATTTTACAGCCTCAAAGAGATTCTGGGCAGTGCTTTAACCTCTTCAGATTCCTTGGATGCCCCTTTTTTTGATGACTGCCCCCCTGACATCCTACCTGATCGTGATGGTATCTTCTTGCCCCTGGGTGAATACACTGTGGACATGCTGCAGTGCCTTCGTTTCCCTAATCTTGCAGTGGCTGAAGTACAAGTTCCAGGCCTTTCCAGCCCTAACAGTGACCCTGTGAAAACCTTTTTAGAAGCTTCCAGGGGACAAGTAGAGCCTGAACATATGAAAAACATTGAACCAATGGGACCAGACTTCCTTAGAGCCAAGTACCTTCCACCATCAGTGGCCTCAGTCAAGGTGTCATCTGAGTTGCTCAAAAATGCCCTAAAAGAATATTGCTCAG AAGTGCCCCTGTGTTGTGCTACTCTCCAGTGGCTATTGGCTGAGAATTCCATAGTGGACGTAGTGAAGACACAGGTGCTGACGGAAGTCCAAGGAGTGGCCCCAGATGGAAACGACATCCACCTCCTCGTCCGAGAG GTGGCTGTGACTGAGTTGTGCCCTGCGGGACCCATCCAGGCTGTGGAAATCCAGATGGAGAGCCCCTCTCTGGCTAACATGTGCAGGGTGCATCATGCAGTGATCAGACGCATCCAG
- the FAAP100 gene encoding Fanconi anemia core complex-associated protein 100 isoform X2 — translation MAEDNQRVDYLAGFCCPVGGLAAGKPRVLCHESEIYLSNGSEFVYIYNQEGKLLNAVYKFPDQVWHLELLTLRRELYVLCARNGIYCLSLDPQNRLVNQTDGEDKEGDFPSSVFPVDSDSCVFPDATLCAFTVLNDIIIALAQGPSKWRMRLFEQPQGSDEDPRPGSQFSEVEFSTCILPSGSSGKPLASRFLPVLCCASPPGTSVPHTPWCSSGGFVLEETLFGLLFGADAALLESPMILCGFPDGQLCCVPLKALLSPEVALGGPETPVKILHHLEEPVVFIGALRTEPRILEDLDEKPLNEDTSCDCMVAVGHYGKMMAIKSNREEGGNLVPELREYYIRGPVLCAACGVGSRMYYSTHSDLSVVDLACNSNPSDTEKTDNAQGVLPSVLSPASLSICSVVTLSVSSRAPKGEAELLALSAKGRLMTCSLDLGPEDSQPVRTTTGKVGQKIKELLSGIGNVSERVSFLKKAVDQRNRALMCLNEAMNVSCALLSNREGPKPINCTTTTAWSRFQLRDVLTATCLLENSSDYNLDQGWTFCIQVFTSSCALEVDSVGSAITYTIPVDQLTPGSKREVTLPLGSNENGKLDLPVTISCALFYSLKEILGSALTSSDSLDAPFFDDCPPDILPDRDGIFLPLGEYTVDMLQCLRFPNLAVAEVQVPGLSSPNSDPVKTFLEASRGQVEPEHMKNIEPMGPDFLRAKYLPPSVASVKVSSELLKNALKEYCSEVPLCCATLQWLLAENSIVDVVKTQVLTEVQGVAPDGNDIHLLVREVAVTELCPAGPIQAVEIQMESPSLANMCRVHHAVIRRIQVMIMDQAAQGSNPPDLRVQYLRQIHANHEIGAVIIPILQMRKLEPENFK, via the exons ATGGCAGAGGACAATCAAAGGGTGGATTATCTGGCAGGGTTTTGCTGCCCAGTTGGGGGTCTGGCTGCAGGCAAACCCCGGGTGCTATGCCATGAGTCAGAAATCTACCTCTCCAATGGGAGTGAATTCGTTTATATCTACAACCAGGAAGGAAAGCTGCTAAAT GCTGTATATAAGTTTCCTGATCAAGTCTGGCATCTGGAGCTCCTCACCTTACGTAGGGAGCTCTATGTCCTGTGTGCTCGAAATGGCATTTACTGTTTGTCACTGGACCCTCAAAACAG GTTGGTGAACCAGACTGATGGAGAGGACAAAGAAGGTGATTTCCCTTCAAGTGTGTTTCCTGTGGACTCAGACTCCTGTGTCTTCCCTGATGCTACTCTGTGTGCTTTCACGGTGCTGAATGACATCATCATCGCCCTGGCTCAGGGCCCATCCAAATGGAGGATGAGACTGTTTGAGCAGCCCCAAGGTTCAGATGAGGACCCCCGGCCAGGGAGCCAGTTCAGTGAGGTGGAGTTCTCTACCTGCATTTTGCCATCGGGAAGCAGTGGGAAACCCCTGGCCTCTCgcttcctcccagtgctgtgctGTGCATCCCCTCCAGGCACCAGTGTTCCTCACACACCTTGGTGTAGTTCTGGAGGTTTTGTGCTGGAGGAAACCCTCTTTGGTTTGCTGTTTGGAGCAGATGCTGCCCTTCTGGAGTCTCCCATGATCCTTTGTGGTTTTCCAGATGGTCAGCTGTGCTGTGTGCCTTTGAAGGCCCTTTTATCTCCTGAGGTGGCTCTTGGTGGCCCAGAAACCCCTGTCAAGATACTTCACCACTTAGAAGAGCCTGTGGTCTTCATTGGAGCTCTAAGAACAGAACCAAGGATCCTAGAAGACTTGGATGAGAAACCACTAAATGAAGATACGAGCTGTGACTGTATGGTAGCTGTTGGTCACTATGGCAAAATGATGGCCATTAAGTCCAATCGGGAAGAAGGGGGAAACTTGGTGCCAGAACTCAGAGAATATTATATTAGGGGACCTGTTCTCTGTGCTGCCTGTGGTGTGGGAAGCCGCATGTATTACAGCACTCATTCTGATCTTTCTGTGGTTGACTTGGCTTGTAACAGCAACCCCTCAGACACTGAGAAGACAGATAATGCCCAGGGGGTCCTACCTTCAGTTCTGTCTCCAGCCAGTTTAAGTATCTGTAGCGTTGTGACCCTTTCTGTGTCTTCTAGGGCACCTAAAG GTGAAGCAGAGCTGTTGGCCCTGTCTGCCAAGGGCCGACTAATGACCTGCAGTCTGGATCTGGGTCCTGAAGATTCTCAGCCAGTAAGGACGACTACAGGAAAAGTGGGTCAAAAAATTAAGGAATTACTCTCTGGAATTGGCAATGTCTCTGAGAG AGTGTCTTTCCTGAAGAAGGCAGTTGATCAGCGGAACCGTGCCCTGATGTGCCTCAATGAAGCCATGAATGTGAGCTGTGCCCTTCTGTCTAATCGGGAAGGACCAAAACCCATTAATTGTACCACCACCACTGCCTGGAGCCGATTTCAACTCCGGGATGTGCTTACAGCCACTTGTTTGCTTGAGAATAGTAGTGATTAcaatctagaccaggggtggacCTTTTGCATTCAGGTGTTTACTAGTTCCTGTGCCTTAGAAGTGGACTCTGTTGGCTCTGCCATCACTTACACCATTCCAGTTGATCAGCTCACTCCTGGCAGTAAAAGAGAAGTGACATTACCGCTTGGCTCCaatgaaaatggcaaactagACCTGCCTGTGACCATATCCTGTGCACTATTTTACAGCCTCAAAGAGATTCTGGGCAGTGCTTTAACCTCTTCAGATTCCTTGGATGCCCCTTTTTTTGATGACTGCCCCCCTGACATCCTACCTGATCGTGATGGTATCTTCTTGCCCCTGGGTGAATACACTGTGGACATGCTGCAGTGCCTTCGTTTCCCTAATCTTGCAGTGGCTGAAGTACAAGTTCCAGGCCTTTCCAGCCCTAACAGTGACCCTGTGAAAACCTTTTTAGAAGCTTCCAGGGGACAAGTAGAGCCTGAACATATGAAAAACATTGAACCAATGGGACCAGACTTCCTTAGAGCCAAGTACCTTCCACCATCAGTGGCCTCAGTCAAGGTGTCATCTGAGTTGCTCAAAAATGCCCTAAAAGAATATTGCTCAG AAGTGCCCCTGTGTTGTGCTACTCTCCAGTGGCTATTGGCTGAGAATTCCATAGTGGACGTAGTGAAGACACAGGTGCTGACGGAAGTCCAAGGAGTGGCCCCAGATGGAAACGACATCCACCTCCTCGTCCGAGAG GTGGCTGTGACTGAGTTGTGCCCTGCGGGACCCATCCAGGCTGTGGAAATCCAGATGGAGAGCCCCTCTCTGGCTAACATGTGCAGGGTGCATCATGCAGTGATCAGACGCATCCAG
- the FAAP100 gene encoding Fanconi anemia core complex-associated protein 100 isoform X4, whose protein sequence is MAEDNQRVDYLAGFCCPVGGLAAGKPRVLCHESEIYLSNGSEFVYIYNQEGKLLNAVYKFPDQVWHLELLTLRRELYVLCARNGIYCLSLDPQNRLVNQTDGEDKEGDFPSSVFPVDSDSCVFPDATLCAFTVLNDIIIALAQGPSKWRMRLFEQPQGSDEDPRPGSQFSEVEFSTCILPSGSSGKPLASRFLPVLCCASPPGTSVPHTPWCSSGGFVLEETLFGLLFGADAALLESPMILCGFPDGQLCCVPLKALLSPEVALGGPETPVKILHHLEEPVVFIGALRTEPRILEDLDEKPLNEDTSCDCMVAVGHYGKMMAIKSNREEGGNLVPELREYYIRGPVLCAACGVGSRMYYSTHSDLSVVDLACNSNPSDTEKTDNAQGVLPSVLSPASLSICSVVTLSVSSRAPKGEAELLALSAKGRLMTCSLDLGPEDSQPVRTTTGKVGQKIKELLSGIGNVSERVSFLKKAVDQRNRALMCLNEAMNVSCALLSNREGPKPINCTTTTAWSRFQLRDVLTATCLLENSSDYNLDQGWTFCIQVFTSSCALEVDSVGSAITYTIPVDQLTPGSKREVTLPLGSNENGKLDLPVTISCALFYSLKEILGSALTSSDSLDAPFFDDCPPDILPDRDGIFLPLGEYTVDMLQCLRFPNLAVAEVQVPGLSSPNSDPVKTFLEASRGQVEPEHMKNIEPMGPDFLRAKYLPPSVASVKVSSELLKNALKEYCSEVPLCCATLQWLLAENSIVDVVKTQVLTEVQGVAPDGNDIHLLVREVAVTELCPAGPIQAVEIQMESPSLANMCRVHHAVIRRIQWIFLYTPCGAHNPFWRQLTYRIKYKVLIYCVKM, encoded by the exons ATGGCAGAGGACAATCAAAGGGTGGATTATCTGGCAGGGTTTTGCTGCCCAGTTGGGGGTCTGGCTGCAGGCAAACCCCGGGTGCTATGCCATGAGTCAGAAATCTACCTCTCCAATGGGAGTGAATTCGTTTATATCTACAACCAGGAAGGAAAGCTGCTAAAT GCTGTATATAAGTTTCCTGATCAAGTCTGGCATCTGGAGCTCCTCACCTTACGTAGGGAGCTCTATGTCCTGTGTGCTCGAAATGGCATTTACTGTTTGTCACTGGACCCTCAAAACAG GTTGGTGAACCAGACTGATGGAGAGGACAAAGAAGGTGATTTCCCTTCAAGTGTGTTTCCTGTGGACTCAGACTCCTGTGTCTTCCCTGATGCTACTCTGTGTGCTTTCACGGTGCTGAATGACATCATCATCGCCCTGGCTCAGGGCCCATCCAAATGGAGGATGAGACTGTTTGAGCAGCCCCAAGGTTCAGATGAGGACCCCCGGCCAGGGAGCCAGTTCAGTGAGGTGGAGTTCTCTACCTGCATTTTGCCATCGGGAAGCAGTGGGAAACCCCTGGCCTCTCgcttcctcccagtgctgtgctGTGCATCCCCTCCAGGCACCAGTGTTCCTCACACACCTTGGTGTAGTTCTGGAGGTTTTGTGCTGGAGGAAACCCTCTTTGGTTTGCTGTTTGGAGCAGATGCTGCCCTTCTGGAGTCTCCCATGATCCTTTGTGGTTTTCCAGATGGTCAGCTGTGCTGTGTGCCTTTGAAGGCCCTTTTATCTCCTGAGGTGGCTCTTGGTGGCCCAGAAACCCCTGTCAAGATACTTCACCACTTAGAAGAGCCTGTGGTCTTCATTGGAGCTCTAAGAACAGAACCAAGGATCCTAGAAGACTTGGATGAGAAACCACTAAATGAAGATACGAGCTGTGACTGTATGGTAGCTGTTGGTCACTATGGCAAAATGATGGCCATTAAGTCCAATCGGGAAGAAGGGGGAAACTTGGTGCCAGAACTCAGAGAATATTATATTAGGGGACCTGTTCTCTGTGCTGCCTGTGGTGTGGGAAGCCGCATGTATTACAGCACTCATTCTGATCTTTCTGTGGTTGACTTGGCTTGTAACAGCAACCCCTCAGACACTGAGAAGACAGATAATGCCCAGGGGGTCCTACCTTCAGTTCTGTCTCCAGCCAGTTTAAGTATCTGTAGCGTTGTGACCCTTTCTGTGTCTTCTAGGGCACCTAAAG GTGAAGCAGAGCTGTTGGCCCTGTCTGCCAAGGGCCGACTAATGACCTGCAGTCTGGATCTGGGTCCTGAAGATTCTCAGCCAGTAAGGACGACTACAGGAAAAGTGGGTCAAAAAATTAAGGAATTACTCTCTGGAATTGGCAATGTCTCTGAGAG AGTGTCTTTCCTGAAGAAGGCAGTTGATCAGCGGAACCGTGCCCTGATGTGCCTCAATGAAGCCATGAATGTGAGCTGTGCCCTTCTGTCTAATCGGGAAGGACCAAAACCCATTAATTGTACCACCACCACTGCCTGGAGCCGATTTCAACTCCGGGATGTGCTTACAGCCACTTGTTTGCTTGAGAATAGTAGTGATTAcaatctagaccaggggtggacCTTTTGCATTCAGGTGTTTACTAGTTCCTGTGCCTTAGAAGTGGACTCTGTTGGCTCTGCCATCACTTACACCATTCCAGTTGATCAGCTCACTCCTGGCAGTAAAAGAGAAGTGACATTACCGCTTGGCTCCaatgaaaatggcaaactagACCTGCCTGTGACCATATCCTGTGCACTATTTTACAGCCTCAAAGAGATTCTGGGCAGTGCTTTAACCTCTTCAGATTCCTTGGATGCCCCTTTTTTTGATGACTGCCCCCCTGACATCCTACCTGATCGTGATGGTATCTTCTTGCCCCTGGGTGAATACACTGTGGACATGCTGCAGTGCCTTCGTTTCCCTAATCTTGCAGTGGCTGAAGTACAAGTTCCAGGCCTTTCCAGCCCTAACAGTGACCCTGTGAAAACCTTTTTAGAAGCTTCCAGGGGACAAGTAGAGCCTGAACATATGAAAAACATTGAACCAATGGGACCAGACTTCCTTAGAGCCAAGTACCTTCCACCATCAGTGGCCTCAGTCAAGGTGTCATCTGAGTTGCTCAAAAATGCCCTAAAAGAATATTGCTCAG AAGTGCCCCTGTGTTGTGCTACTCTCCAGTGGCTATTGGCTGAGAATTCCATAGTGGACGTAGTGAAGACACAGGTGCTGACGGAAGTCCAAGGAGTGGCCCCAGATGGAAACGACATCCACCTCCTCGTCCGAGAG GTGGCTGTGACTGAGTTGTGCCCTGCGGGACCCATCCAGGCTGTGGAAATCCAGATGGAGAGCCCCTCTCTGGCTAACATGTGCAGGGTGCATCATGCAGTGATCAGACGCATCCAG